The Paenibacillus yonginensis genome segment TGGCCGGAAGCTTTTTGGGTGCCGTCAATGCTGTCCAGAAATTTTCGTTTGTTCATCTCGTACATTTCGTTGATCAGCTTCTGGGTTTCGGACAGATAAACCTGCTTTAAAGCAGGTTCAATATCCTTGTGTTTTAAGCGGATTTCGCCTTGAAAGGCTTCGTAGTATTTGGCGATAATACCGTTGATTTCACGGGTCTCAACCACGTTCAAGAGACCGACGCTCTCCATTTTCTTGACATGATAATAGACCTTGGAGGGCACTTCACCCATGGCATCGGCAACTTCCTTGGCTGTGGAAGGCCGCCCGAGCCTGTTGAAGGTATGCAATATTTTGAGCCGGTAGGGATCGGAATAAACCTTGATCTCCTCCGGTGTTTTTAATTCCAGGGACTTCTTCATCTCGCAGCACCTCAAACTCGCTTTCGCCGCTCATCCATACGCAGCGATCCCGATATGTCATTCCTTTCATTATATCGGAGGGGTGGGAGGAATACAAAGGAAAACGGGAAGGACGGAGGGAACAGAGGTTTCATAGTTTTTTTGAAGGGTACATGAAGAATTCCTGATAGGGAAAAAATGGGTTATTTTATGAAAAATTAGATGTTATTATAAGTACAATTAGACAAAATTAAGAACAATGGAGGGGACGATGTTTAGATTATTTTCGGTATTAGCGGTATTTGGTTTAACCCTATTTCTCATCAGCGGATGCTCAAATCAGAAAAACATACAGGAGTATTTAAGTAAACGGGAGCATTTTAATCTTATCGTATTTGTTCAATCCAATTATGAAGAAACCAGAGATAATCTTTATCAGAAAATCGCATTTGAGAATTGGATTTTTGACCACCCGACTGTTTATGACGTAAATACGGAGGAAGGGAAGCAGAGAGCTAAGGATTTACACCTAAAGAGTTACCCCGCTTATTTGTTATTTAACCAGAAGAAACTGCTAGTCGAAGATGATCATTTGGACAACATTCTTTCAATAGTATTAGAAGACCGTTTACACCCAAAATAACTGAGAGCAGCAAAACGTTAGGGAGATCGGATCCCGCGTTCCGCTGCTCTTTTTT includes the following:
- a CDS encoding ArsR/SmtB family transcription factor, producing MKKSLELKTPEEIKVYSDPYRLKILHTFNRLGRPSTAKEVADAMGEVPSKVYYHVKKMESVGLLNVVETREINGIIAKYYEAFQGEIRLKHKDIEPALKQVYLSETQKLINEMYEMNKRKFLDSIDGTQKASGQLTHNTIYMTEEEAAQFMRDFEALIQPYVSRRKGENVYYHELFLSLIKEDAVQEDTSKE